The following proteins come from a genomic window of Botrytis cinerea B05.10 chromosome 14, complete sequence:
- the Bcpom1 gene encoding Bcpom1, translating to MIREQRAPSGPRPDLSPTRQRIAENYPPSVGTGGSRLIAGTEPTLHAPQRNNHTLFTFGAHNDDSSTSYDFLPSPSFDDLQTSISNELQLAAQYPATGGGDSMPREKPSMGEIKASMNNGRGIGSARGVSGPRPARTSSFQRRQSVSNRQGSISSTTSSTASGNMDPPSAPLAVRTRRNQYPPISGSAASNAPAARIPRRSVGGAESDSSSKAGTTQRRRPSLAPSTSLQSLSDAANASARMNNTGVPSYMDGARGTTASRAAKTKSLQPPSKGQPQVSIQPGTPDHSRSSSLAAKSPGRPSATGIPATTPSSTSKRMSVLPGTSHASGLGARTISPTDTRRAKRLSTHQGNPTVSPGTPPTPQPDSYPAFTPRGSSRSPSMLPRKVPTPSSSRTTPDSNRSLQPRVSSLAPTASRLPTPKSRNVHSSAGNNEEEDVPPVPAIPKAYESPKDSPIETPFFTKRKSSMPFDASSINSTSTNSISGRNSAREPTKVEREPKRSRHAPPSSNSDLEQQKQNTTTPKKKNLQPLRLPPLNLLPLSAPTAAKAAAISNPEPLPNGAITPPPKRTNTKTPSSPMTASKTSFFSRRNEDKSEHHMPKMRSNSSIHHRPTESSQVFGSNGGTKPIPIANNRPPPPRETSPYLSSSLPKNNAGQHLMPRSKTSGDFTTMDTSTTENKPARLTGPRALKVNRLAKTDTPAEVSSPEEPPTPSSTTSLRRKLSLGWKRSGSKNTASAAQATGGREANQPPPPPKHDNMPPPRLPASSTMNNMSSNNKEIPSPSPSVKSTTTTYLNSSRRKSSVSSLNMITGHDRTKSDSWGLNRNSPKKETSTDSMASERNIPTATSRTTSSVMHRMLNPKASSTSIRHQDHWTAELDKDDLLAEDEMKKLGNKRKETETAARQLDALRKRATPKDRANPQQALKLVSHLNIYEKGEIVDYKDIYFCGTSSAAKHVGQLQSDAANFGYDDERGDYQIATGDHLSYRYEIIDVLGKGSFGQVVRCIDHKTGGLVAIKIIRNKKRFHQQALVEVNILQKLREWDPKNKHSMVNFVQSFYFRGHLCISTELLDMNLYELIKAHSFRGFSLKIVRRFTKQMLSSLLLLKSKKVIHCDLKPENILLAHPLHSEIKVIDFGSSCFENEKVYTYIQSRFYRSPEVILGMTYGMPIDMWSLGCILAELFTGVPIFPGENEQEQLACIMEVFGPPEKHLIEKSTRKKLFFDSLGKPRLTVSSKGRRRRPSSRSLQQTIKCDDEVFLDFLARCLRWDPEKRLKPDEAVRHEFITGQKPTAPPRINTRIDSPIKRHNTTAAPASNRPLPEPPATSYKSGSSVRPPAAGTSPSKALPPRRQSNATTLTGPPGPKRTSTGTVAISGGSSLPRVTRSVSSKQDLASAGASAAMSSRRAL from the exons ATGATTCGGGAACAGAGGGCTCCATCAGGTCCACGGCCTGACCTTTCACCCACAAGACA AAGGATTGCTGAGAATTATCCTCCCAGTGTAGGCACCGGAGGATCGCGTCTGATAGCCGGGACAGAGCCTACACTGCATGCTCCGCAACGAAACAATCATACTTTATTTACATTTGGGGCTCACAACGACGATAGTTCGACGTCTTACGACTTCTTGCCTTCTCCCAGTTTTGACGACCTGCAAACCAGCATCTCCAATGAACTACAGCTTGCAGCTCAATATCCGGCAACAGGTGGGGGAGATTCAATGCCGAGAGAGAAGCCTTCAATGGGGGAAATCAAAGCATCTATGAACAATGGGCGGGGAATAGGTTCTGCGCGTGGAGTGTCTGGACCACGACCGGCGAGAACCTCCTCTTTTCAACGTAGGCAGAGTGTGAGCAATCGTCAAGGTAGcatatcttcaacaacttcttcaactgcATCGGGGAATATGGACCCACCATCTGCTCCTCTAGCTGTTCGAACCCGACGAAATCAATATCCTCCGATATCTGGAAGTGCTGCCTCCAATGCGCCTGCTGCTAGAATACCGCGCAGATCTGTCGGAGGCGCTGAGTCGGATAGCTCGAGCAAGGCGGGGACCACACAAAGACGACGTCCGAGTCTTGCTCCAAGTACATCATTACAATCTTTGTCGGATGCTGCCAATGCATCTGCAAGAATGAATAATACAGGGGTTCCAAGTTATATGGACGGAGCAAGAGGTACAACGGCCTCGAGAGCAGCGAAAACTAAATCATTGCAACCTCCGAGTAAAGGGCAACCCCAAGTTTCTATTCAGCCTGGCACACCAGATCACAGCAGATCATCATCCCTTGCTGCAAAGTCACCAGGGAGGCCCAGTGCAACAGGAATACCTGCAACCACACCATCATCAACCTCGAAGCGGATGTCAGTTTTGCCAGGTACTTCCCATGCAAGTGGGCTTGGGGCTAGAACCATCAGCCCTACGGATACTCGAAGAGCCAAACGTTTATCGACTCATCAAGGAAACCCAACCGTTTCGCCGGGTACACCGCCAACTCCACAACCTGACTCTTATCCCGCATTTACTCCTCGAGGGTCTTCAAGATCTCCTTCCATGTTACCTAGAAAGGTGCCTacaccttcatcatctcgaaCTACCCCGGATAGTAACC GTTCCTTACAGCCTCGAGTATCGTCACTTGCCCCCACAGCATCAAGGTTACCAACACCTAAGTCACGAAATGTTCATAGCTCCGCTGGCAAtaatgaggaggaggatgttcCGCCAGTTCCCGCGATTCCCAAAGCGTATGAATCCCCCAAAGATTCACCTATCGAAACTCCATTTTTCACCAAGAGGAAATCAAGTATGCCTTTTGATGCTAGTAGTATTAACAGTACTTCAACAAATAGCATTTCTGGTAGGAATTCTGCACGTGAGCCAACTAAGGTTGAACGAGAGCCAAAGAGGTCAAGGCATGCACCACCCAGCTCGAATTCGGATCTTGAACAGCAAAAACAGAATACCACGACtcccaagaaaaagaacctTCAACCACTTCGTCTGCCACCCTTGAATTTGTTACCATTGAGTGCCCCCACGGCTGCAAAGGCTGCGGCCATATCCAATCCTGAGCCCTTACCAAATGGTGCCATTACTCCTCCGCCTAAGCGGACAAATACAAAAACTCCAAGTTCACCCATGACAGCTTCCAAGACCTCATTCTTTTCCCGTCGCAACGAAGACAAATCAGAGCATCATATGCCCAAAATGCGGAGCAATAGCTCTATTCATCATAGACCAACGGAGTCTTCGCAAGTATTTGGAAGTAACGGTGGGACAAAGCCTATACCTATAGCTAATAACCGTCCACCGCCGCCTAGGGAAACCTCCCCATATTTGTCCTCATCTCTCCCTAAGAATAACGCTGGCCAACATCTTATGCCTCGATCCAAAACTAGTGGTGATTTCACTACGATGGACACCTCGACGACTGAAAACAAGCCGGCAAGGTTGACTGGACCACGTGCCTTAAAGGTGAATAGATTAGCTAAAACGGATACTCCTGCGGAAGTCTCAAGTCCAGAAGAACCCCCAACAccatcttcaacaacttcattGCGAAGAAAGTTGAGTCTAGGCTGGAAGCGATCTGGATCGAAGAACACCGCCAGTGCTGCTCAAGCAACAGGCGGAAGAGAAGCCAATCagcctcctcctcccccaaaacATGACAATATGCCACCACCTAGATTGCCTGCTTCTTCTACCATGAATAATATGAGTAGCAATAATAAGGAAATACCTAGTCCTAGTCCCTCGGTCAAGTCAACCACTACTACTTATCTCAATTCCAGTCGAAGAAAGAGCTCAGTTTCAAGCCTCAATATGATCACAGGTCACGACAGAACAAAGAGTGATAGCTGGGGTTTGAATCGAAACAGTCCGAAGAAAGAGACATCAACCGACTCTATGGCTTCTGAAAGGAATATCCCAACCGCGACTTCTCGAACTACATCTTCGGTTATGCATAGAATGCTGAATCCAAAGGCTTCCAGTACCAGTATTAGACATCAGGATCACTGGACAGCGGAATTGGACAAGGATGATCTTCTGgcagaagatgagatgaagaagctCGGGAATAAACGAAAGGAAACAGAGACGGCAGCTCGTCAATTGGATGCTCTAAGAAAACGTGCTACTCCTAAGGATCGAGCGAACCCTCAACAGGCCCTCAAACTTGTCTCGCATCTCAACATTTATGAGAAGGGGGAAATTGTCGATTACAAGGACATTTACTTCTGTGGAACATCTAGTGCAGCTAAACACGTTGGTCAGCTTCAATCTGATGCTGCCAATTTCGggtatgatgatgaaagagGAGATTATCAAATCGCCACTGGAGATCATCTCTCATATCGTTATGAAATCATCGATGTTCTTGGCAAGGGAAGTTTTGGTCAAGTCGTAAGATGTATTGATCACAAGACTGGAGGATTAGTAGCTATAAAGATCATTCGGAACAAGAAGAGATTCCATCAGCAAGCTTTGGTAGAGGTTAACATCCTCCAAAAGTTACGCGAATGG GATCCCAAAAACAAGCACAGCATGGTCAACTTTGTTCAAAGCTTTTACTTCCGTGGTCATCTTTGTATCTCTACTGAACTTTTAGATATGAATCTTTATGAGCTCATCAAAGCTCATTCTTTCAGAGGTTTCTCACTGAAGATCGTTCGGCGATTTACAAAGCAAATGCTTAGCAGTTTGttgcttttgaaatcaaagaagGTCATTCATTGTGATTTGAAGCCCGAAAATATTCTCCTCGCACATCCTCTTCATTCGGAGATTAAGGTTATTGACTTTGGATCAAGTTGTTTCGAGAATGAGAAggtatatacatacattcaaTCCCGATTCTACCGATCGCCTGAAGTCATTCTCGGTATGACATATGGTATGCCAATAGATATGTGGAGTCTTGGATGTATCTTGGCGGAACTTTTTACTGGAGTACCGATCTTTCCTGGTGAAAACGAACAGGAACAACTCGCCTGCATCATGGAAGTGTTTGGTCCACCGGAAAAGCATTTGATTGAGAAGAGTACTCGCAAAAAGCTCTTCTTTGATTCTCTCGGAAAACCACGTCTTACGGTATCTTCAAAGGGACGTAGACGTCGACCATCCTCAAGATCGCTTCAACAAACCATCAAATGCGATGACGAAGTTTTCCTTGACTTTTTGGCGCGTTGTCTCAGGTGGGATCCTGAAAAGCGTCTGAAACCTGATGAAGCTGTTAGACATGAATTCATCACTGGCCAAAAACCTACTGCTCCACCTCGTATCAATACTCGAATCGACTCGCCAATAAAGCGACACAATACCACCGCTGCACCTGCCTCCAATAGGCCTCTTCCAGAACCACCTGCTACTAGTTACAAGAGTGGTTCATCTGTTCGGCCACCCGCAGCTGGGACAAGCCCAAGTAAAGCTCTTCCACCTCGAAGACAATCCAATGCCACAACATTAACTGGACCTCCTGGGCCGAAACGTACAAGTACTGGAACCGTGGCAATTTCTGGTGGTAGCAGCTTACCCCGAGTTACACGAAGCGTCAGCTCGAAACAGGATTTAGCATCAGCGGGGGCATCGGCAGCTATGAGTAGTCGGCGAGCATTATAG
- the Bcpom1 gene encoding Bcpom1 encodes MIREQRAPSGPRPDLSPTRQRIAENYPPSVGTGGSRLIAGTEPTLHAPQRNNHTLFTFGAHNDDSSTSYDFLPSPSFDDLQTSISNELQLAAQYPATGGGDSMPREKPSMGEIKASMNNGRGIGSARGVSGPRPARTSSFQRRQSVSNRQGSISSTTSSTASGNMDPPSAPLAVRTRRNQYPPISGSAASNAPAARIPRRSVGGAESDSSSKAGTTQRRRPSLAPSTSLQSLSDAANASARMNNTGVPSYMDGARGTTASRAAKTKSLQPPSKGQPQVSIQPGTPDHSRSSSLAAKSPGRPSATGIPATTPSSTSKRMSVLPGTSHASGLGARTISPTDTRRAKRLSTHQGNPTVSPGTPPTPQPDSYPAFTPRGSSRSPSMLPRKVPTPSSSRTTPDSNRKYNSAISAASSSSCNTSRNTAGSLQPRVSSLAPTASRLPTPKSRNVHSSAGNNEEEDVPPVPAIPKAYESPKDSPIETPFFTKRKSSMPFDASSINSTSTNSISGRNSAREPTKVEREPKRSRHAPPSSNSDLEQQKQNTTTPKKKNLQPLRLPPLNLLPLSAPTAAKAAAISNPEPLPNGAITPPPKRTNTKTPSSPMTASKTSFFSRRNEDKSEHHMPKMRSNSSIHHRPTESSQVFGSNGGTKPIPIANNRPPPPRETSPYLSSSLPKNNAGQHLMPRSKTSGDFTTMDTSTTENKPARLTGPRALKVNRLAKTDTPAEVSSPEEPPTPSSTTSLRRKLSLGWKRSGSKNTASAAQATGGREANQPPPPPKHDNMPPPRLPASSTMNNMSSNNKEIPSPSPSVKSTTTTYLNSSRRKSSVSSLNMITGHDRTKSDSWGLNRNSPKKETSTDSMASERNIPTATSRTTSSVMHRMLNPKASSTSIRHQDHWTAELDKDDLLAEDEMKKLGNKRKETETAARQLDALRKRATPKDRANPQQALKLVSHLNIYEKGEIVDYKDIYFCGTSSAAKHVGQLQSDAANFGYDDERGDYQIATGDHLSYRYEIIDVLGKGSFGQVVRCIDHKTGGLVAIKIIRNKKRFHQQALVEVNILQKLREWDPKNKHSMVNFVQSFYFRGHLCISTELLDMNLYELIKAHSFRGFSLKIVRRFTKQMLSSLLLLKSKKVIHCDLKPENILLAHPLHSEIKVIDFGSSCFENEKVYTYIQSRFYRSPEVILGMTYGMPIDMWSLGCILAELFTGVPIFPGENEQEQLACIMEVFGPPEKHLIEKSTRKKLFFDSLGKPRLTVSSKGRRRRPSSRSLQQTIKCDDEVFLDFLARCLRWDPEKRLKPDEAVRHEFITGQKPTAPPRINTRIDSPIKRHNTTAAPASNRPLPEPPATSYKSGSSVRPPAAGTSPSKALPPRRQSNATTLTGPPGPKRTSTGTVAISGGSSLPRVTRSVSSKQDLASAGASAAMSSRRAL; translated from the exons ATGATTCGGGAACAGAGGGCTCCATCAGGTCCACGGCCTGACCTTTCACCCACAAGACA AAGGATTGCTGAGAATTATCCTCCCAGTGTAGGCACCGGAGGATCGCGTCTGATAGCCGGGACAGAGCCTACACTGCATGCTCCGCAACGAAACAATCATACTTTATTTACATTTGGGGCTCACAACGACGATAGTTCGACGTCTTACGACTTCTTGCCTTCTCCCAGTTTTGACGACCTGCAAACCAGCATCTCCAATGAACTACAGCTTGCAGCTCAATATCCGGCAACAGGTGGGGGAGATTCAATGCCGAGAGAGAAGCCTTCAATGGGGGAAATCAAAGCATCTATGAACAATGGGCGGGGAATAGGTTCTGCGCGTGGAGTGTCTGGACCACGACCGGCGAGAACCTCCTCTTTTCAACGTAGGCAGAGTGTGAGCAATCGTCAAGGTAGcatatcttcaacaacttcttcaactgcATCGGGGAATATGGACCCACCATCTGCTCCTCTAGCTGTTCGAACCCGACGAAATCAATATCCTCCGATATCTGGAAGTGCTGCCTCCAATGCGCCTGCTGCTAGAATACCGCGCAGATCTGTCGGAGGCGCTGAGTCGGATAGCTCGAGCAAGGCGGGGACCACACAAAGACGACGTCCGAGTCTTGCTCCAAGTACATCATTACAATCTTTGTCGGATGCTGCCAATGCATCTGCAAGAATGAATAATACAGGGGTTCCAAGTTATATGGACGGAGCAAGAGGTACAACGGCCTCGAGAGCAGCGAAAACTAAATCATTGCAACCTCCGAGTAAAGGGCAACCCCAAGTTTCTATTCAGCCTGGCACACCAGATCACAGCAGATCATCATCCCTTGCTGCAAAGTCACCAGGGAGGCCCAGTGCAACAGGAATACCTGCAACCACACCATCATCAACCTCGAAGCGGATGTCAGTTTTGCCAGGTACTTCCCATGCAAGTGGGCTTGGGGCTAGAACCATCAGCCCTACGGATACTCGAAGAGCCAAACGTTTATCGACTCATCAAGGAAACCCAACCGTTTCGCCGGGTACACCGCCAACTCCACAACCTGACTCTTATCCCGCATTTACTCCTCGAGGGTCTTCAAGATCTCCTTCCATGTTACCTAGAAAGGTGCCTacaccttcatcatctcgaaCTACCCCGGATAGTAACCGTAAGTACAATTCTGCTATTTCAGCTGCGTCGAGTTCAAGCTGTAACACATCTCGAAATACTGCAGGTTCCTTACAGCCTCGAGTATCGTCACTTGCCCCCACAGCATCAAGGTTACCAACACCTAAGTCACGAAATGTTCATAGCTCCGCTGGCAAtaatgaggaggaggatgttcCGCCAGTTCCCGCGATTCCCAAAGCGTATGAATCCCCCAAAGATTCACCTATCGAAACTCCATTTTTCACCAAGAGGAAATCAAGTATGCCTTTTGATGCTAGTAGTATTAACAGTACTTCAACAAATAGCATTTCTGGTAGGAATTCTGCACGTGAGCCAACTAAGGTTGAACGAGAGCCAAAGAGGTCAAGGCATGCACCACCCAGCTCGAATTCGGATCTTGAACAGCAAAAACAGAATACCACGACtcccaagaaaaagaacctTCAACCACTTCGTCTGCCACCCTTGAATTTGTTACCATTGAGTGCCCCCACGGCTGCAAAGGCTGCGGCCATATCCAATCCTGAGCCCTTACCAAATGGTGCCATTACTCCTCCGCCTAAGCGGACAAATACAAAAACTCCAAGTTCACCCATGACAGCTTCCAAGACCTCATTCTTTTCCCGTCGCAACGAAGACAAATCAGAGCATCATATGCCCAAAATGCGGAGCAATAGCTCTATTCATCATAGACCAACGGAGTCTTCGCAAGTATTTGGAAGTAACGGTGGGACAAAGCCTATACCTATAGCTAATAACCGTCCACCGCCGCCTAGGGAAACCTCCCCATATTTGTCCTCATCTCTCCCTAAGAATAACGCTGGCCAACATCTTATGCCTCGATCCAAAACTAGTGGTGATTTCACTACGATGGACACCTCGACGACTGAAAACAAGCCGGCAAGGTTGACTGGACCACGTGCCTTAAAGGTGAATAGATTAGCTAAAACGGATACTCCTGCGGAAGTCTCAAGTCCAGAAGAACCCCCAACAccatcttcaacaacttcattGCGAAGAAAGTTGAGTCTAGGCTGGAAGCGATCTGGATCGAAGAACACCGCCAGTGCTGCTCAAGCAACAGGCGGAAGAGAAGCCAATCagcctcctcctcccccaaaacATGACAATATGCCACCACCTAGATTGCCTGCTTCTTCTACCATGAATAATATGAGTAGCAATAATAAGGAAATACCTAGTCCTAGTCCCTCGGTCAAGTCAACCACTACTACTTATCTCAATTCCAGTCGAAGAAAGAGCTCAGTTTCAAGCCTCAATATGATCACAGGTCACGACAGAACAAAGAGTGATAGCTGGGGTTTGAATCGAAACAGTCCGAAGAAAGAGACATCAACCGACTCTATGGCTTCTGAAAGGAATATCCCAACCGCGACTTCTCGAACTACATCTTCGGTTATGCATAGAATGCTGAATCCAAAGGCTTCCAGTACCAGTATTAGACATCAGGATCACTGGACAGCGGAATTGGACAAGGATGATCTTCTGgcagaagatgagatgaagaagctCGGGAATAAACGAAAGGAAACAGAGACGGCAGCTCGTCAATTGGATGCTCTAAGAAAACGTGCTACTCCTAAGGATCGAGCGAACCCTCAACAGGCCCTCAAACTTGTCTCGCATCTCAACATTTATGAGAAGGGGGAAATTGTCGATTACAAGGACATTTACTTCTGTGGAACATCTAGTGCAGCTAAACACGTTGGTCAGCTTCAATCTGATGCTGCCAATTTCGggtatgatgatgaaagagGAGATTATCAAATCGCCACTGGAGATCATCTCTCATATCGTTATGAAATCATCGATGTTCTTGGCAAGGGAAGTTTTGGTCAAGTCGTAAGATGTATTGATCACAAGACTGGAGGATTAGTAGCTATAAAGATCATTCGGAACAAGAAGAGATTCCATCAGCAAGCTTTGGTAGAGGTTAACATCCTCCAAAAGTTACGCGAATGG GATCCCAAAAACAAGCACAGCATGGTCAACTTTGTTCAAAGCTTTTACTTCCGTGGTCATCTTTGTATCTCTACTGAACTTTTAGATATGAATCTTTATGAGCTCATCAAAGCTCATTCTTTCAGAGGTTTCTCACTGAAGATCGTTCGGCGATTTACAAAGCAAATGCTTAGCAGTTTGttgcttttgaaatcaaagaagGTCATTCATTGTGATTTGAAGCCCGAAAATATTCTCCTCGCACATCCTCTTCATTCGGAGATTAAGGTTATTGACTTTGGATCAAGTTGTTTCGAGAATGAGAAggtatatacatacattcaaTCCCGATTCTACCGATCGCCTGAAGTCATTCTCGGTATGACATATGGTATGCCAATAGATATGTGGAGTCTTGGATGTATCTTGGCGGAACTTTTTACTGGAGTACCGATCTTTCCTGGTGAAAACGAACAGGAACAACTCGCCTGCATCATGGAAGTGTTTGGTCCACCGGAAAAGCATTTGATTGAGAAGAGTACTCGCAAAAAGCTCTTCTTTGATTCTCTCGGAAAACCACGTCTTACGGTATCTTCAAAGGGACGTAGACGTCGACCATCCTCAAGATCGCTTCAACAAACCATCAAATGCGATGACGAAGTTTTCCTTGACTTTTTGGCGCGTTGTCTCAGGTGGGATCCTGAAAAGCGTCTGAAACCTGATGAAGCTGTTAGACATGAATTCATCACTGGCCAAAAACCTACTGCTCCACCTCGTATCAATACTCGAATCGACTCGCCAATAAAGCGACACAATACCACCGCTGCACCTGCCTCCAATAGGCCTCTTCCAGAACCACCTGCTACTAGTTACAAGAGTGGTTCATCTGTTCGGCCACCCGCAGCTGGGACAAGCCCAAGTAAAGCTCTTCCACCTCGAAGACAATCCAATGCCACAACATTAACTGGACCTCCTGGGCCGAAACGTACAAGTACTGGAACCGTGGCAATTTCTGGTGGTAGCAGCTTACCCCGAGTTACACGAAGCGTCAGCTCGAAACAGGATTTAGCATCAGCGGGGGCATCGGCAGCTATGAGTAGTCGGCGAGCATTATAG